Part of the Pseudomonas chlororaphis genome, GGCGTCGTTACTCTTGTTTTTATTTTGGGAACCACATCGGCGATGCAATCTGTCGCGCCTGATGCGACAGGTTTTCCTGGTCAGCCGAGGTCACCGCCACTGACTGGCAGCGTTACGCCGGTGATATAGGACGCGTCATCCGAGGCCAGGAACAGGATCGTGGCGACCTGTTCGTCGATCGTTCCGTAGCGCTTCATCAAACTGCTTTGAATCGTCTGGTCGACGATTTGCTGATACCAAACCTTCTCTTCTTCGGTTGGCTGCGCGGTGTTGCGGGGGATACGCCGCGGTGGCGCCTCGGTGCCCCCGGTCGCGATCGCATTGACCCGGATACCACGTTCGGCATTCTCGAACGCCAAGCAGGCGGTCAAGGCGTTAACGCCACCTTTGGCTGCGCCATAAGGAACACGGTTGACGCCCCGGGTCGCGATTGACGAGACGTTGACGATCACGCCGTGCCCTTGTTCGAGCATGTAGGGCAACGCCGCGTGACAGCACCAGAGGGTCGGAAACAACGAGCGACGCACTTCCGACTCGATTTGCGCGGCCTCGTAACGCTCGAACGGTTTGGTCCAGATAGTCCCGCCCACGTTGTTGATCAATATGTGCAGGCTGTCGAAAGCCTCGACGGCGGCTGCCATCACCGACATGCATTCGGTGTGCATTTCCAGATCGGCGACGAGGGTCAATACGTCGTCTTGTTTGAGCTCATGCACCAGCTCCGATCGATCAACCGCAACAACCCGCGCGCCCTCGGCCCGCAATTGCTCACACACGCTTCGACCAATGCCTTGAGCCGCGCCGGTTACCAAGGCAACCTTGTTTTCGAATCTGTTTTTCATGACAACCTCGAACGGAGTCTTTGCGTAACGATTCAGGCCGCGGCAGGCGCGAACTTTTCGAAATAGAAATTGGCAGGGTTAATCCCTTGCTCGCGGATGTAATGGTTGACCGCTTCGACCATCGGTGGCGGGCCGCACAAATAAACGTCTACCTCGCCCCCGTTGAGATGACAGGGCTCGATGTGCTGAGTGACATAGCCCTTGAACGGATAAGTACTTTCCGGATTGGCCACACAGGCGCGAAAACTGAAGTTGGGGATGCTCGCGGCGAAAGCTTCCAACCGATCCAACTCGACCAAATCGAAATCATTGGTGACGCCATAGATCAAGTGCACCGGATGCTCACTGCCCTGCTCCGCGATTTTTTCTAGCATGGCTGTGAATGGCGCCAGCCCGGTGCCGCCAGCGAGCAGCAGCAGTGGTCGCTTGATTTCACGCAGGTAGAAACTACCCAAGGGGCCGGCCAGGTTCATGCTATCGCCGGCCTTGGCCAGGCCGGTCAGGAAACTGCTCATCAGGCCGCCCGGTACGTTACGGATCAAGAAGCTGACCTCACCGTCTTTCTGCAACGAGCTGAAAGAATAGGCGCGTGTCTGTTCGCTACCGGGTACTTGCAAGTTGACGTATTGGCCCGGCAGGAACGCCAGCTTGTTTAGGCCATCGCCCTTGATCGATAGCGCGATGGTGCTTTGAGACAGTTGTCGCACATCGCTGATTGATGCCTGGAAACTCGCCTGTTCGATCTTGCAGACTTGCGAAGCTGCGGGCACCCGCACGACGCAATCGCTCTGAGCGCGCATCTGGCACGTCAGCACGTAACCTTGGGTAAGCTCGTCTTCGCTCAGGGCATCTTCGATGAAGTTGTCACCCATGTCGTAACGCCCGGCCTCGGCGAAACATTTGCAGGTGCCGCACGCGCCGTCACGGCAGTCCAGCGGGATGTTGATGCCTTGGCGATACGCCGCATCAGCGACGGTTTCGTGCCCCTGGGCCTCAATGAAGCGGGTGATCCCGTCTTCGAAATTTAATGCGATCTGGAAACTCATGTTGCACCTCACTCACAGCGTCGAGCCGACACTTGGATGCGTCGACAGCGCTCGCCGCAGCCTGATCAGATGTGATAAATGTCGATGACTTGGCGGACGTAATCGTTTTTCAGCACGACTTTCTTCGCCTTGATAAGCGGCTGGTCGCCGCGCAGGTCGAGGGTGTAGAAACTGCTGCCGAAAAAGCTGTCCGTTACCTGGTAGCGAAAGCTCAGGGTGTGCCAGTTAAAACGCACCAGGCACTGGCCTTCGGTCTGCTCGACAATTTCAATATTGCTCAGGTTGTGAGAGGTACGCGTGTCCGGAGTGGACGCACTGGAGCGCTCGGTCTTGATGCGAAACACACGATCTTCCAGACCGCCACGGTTGCCGTACCAGATCAGCGATATTTCACTTTGCGGATCTTCGGTCAGCGTGTCATTGTCGTCCCAGGCCGGCATCCAGAACGTGGCATCAACGGCGTACAGCTCCAGCCATTGATCCCATTGGGCATCGTCCAGGTAGCGAGCTTCGCGATAGAGAAAGTCACGCACAACGTCATAAGTACTCATTGCACGGCCTCCACCGGAATCAATGGCTGCTCGGCGGATGCGGCCTTGAGCATGGTTTCTTGCCAATATTTGTGTTGCAGGACAAACAGGCCCTCGTCTTCAGTGCGCTTGCCGGAGAGCAGCGGCTTGAGGCCGATTTCCTGTGCGGCAGTGTCTGCGCCCTCGACCCAATGTTCTGCACCACGGGACATGTCGTTCCATCCACGCCCAGCACCGTAGCCAGTTTGGCAGGAGCGGAACTCTTCCAAATCATCCGGCGTGGCCATACCGCTGACGTTGAAGAAGTCTTCGTATTGGCGTATGCGCTTGGCGCGCGCCTCGGCGCTTTCGCCTTTGGGGGCGATGCAGTAAATGGTGATTTCAGTCTTATCGACCGAGATGGGCCGAGCGATGCGAATCTGCGAACTGAACTGGTCCATCAAATACACGTTCGGGTACAGACAGAGGTTGCGGGAGTTTTCGATCATCCAATCGGCCCGGGCCTGTCCGAAGTCACGTGCCAACTCATCACGACGCTCGTATGCAGGTCGATCCTCGGGGTTGGCCCAACGCGTCCAGAGCAACAAATGGCCGTGGTCAAAGGAGTAGAAACCACCGCCGTTTTTTGCCCAGCTACCGGCACTCATGGTTTTGATTTCTTCGCCCGACTCACGTTGCTTGCGCTGGTTCTGCGTGGCTGCGTAGTTCCAGTGCACAGAGCTCACGTGGTAGCCGTCGGCGCCGTTTTCGGCGGTCAGCTTCCAGTTGCCTTCGTAGATATAGGAACTGGATCCGCGCAGCACCTCCAACCCTTCCGGCGATTGGTCCACGATCATGTCGATGATTTTCGATGATTCGCCCAGATGCTCCGCCAAAGGTTTTACGTCGGCATTGAGGCTGCCAAACAGGAAGCCACGATAGGACTCGAAACGAGCAACTTTTGTGAGGTCATGGGAACCCTCGCAATTGAAGCTTTCGGGGTATCCGGCCTCGCTCGGATCCTTGACCTTGAGCAGTTTGCCGCTGTTGTTGAACGTCCAGCCGTGAAATGGGCAGGTGTAGCTGGAACGATTGCCGGACTTGTGTCGGCAGAGCATGGCGCCGCGGTGGCTACAGGCGTTGAGAAAGGCATTGAGCACACCGTCCTTGTTGCGCGCGATGAAAATCGGCTGGCGCCCCATGGTGGTGGTCAAGAAGTCGTTGTTGTTGGGAAGCTGGCTTTCGTGGGCAAGGTAAATCCAGTTGCCTTCGAAGATGTGCGTCATCTCCAGTTCGAACAGACGTGGATCGGTGAACATCTCCCGTTTGCAACGGTAGATGCCCTTCTCCTTGTCTTCTTCAAGCAGGGCATTCAGGTAATCGTTTCCCAGGGACATGGCCAGGGCCTCCATTGTTATTGTTCAGGCCCGGTCAGATTAGGCAGACAATTCAGGAGGAAATATCCGATTTCCGCAGATCGCTATCCATTTTGCGCAGCCGTCACGCAGGATCGATCAGCGGCACCGGCGCGCCAGGATGGCGCGTTCAGACGCGTGATTTGAGGGTTTGCGAAGGAAGCTCGCCGAACTGCGAACGGTAAAGCTCAGAGAAGCGGCCCAAGTGAAGAAAGCCGTAGTCCAGCGCCACTTCAGTCAGGCTACGGACCGGGCAACTCGGGTCGCTCAGGCAAGCTTGAATGCGTTCCAATTTGCGCTGGCGAATGTACTGCAAGGGTGTGATACCCAAGTGGCGCTCGAACAGCACGTACAAGGACCTGGTGCTCATACTGACCTGTTGTGCCAAGTGCTCGGCGTTCAAGTCCTGTTTCAGATTTCGGTCTATGTAATCGAGAATGCGATCGAAGCTGGCCGATTGTGATCCTGCGCCTTCGCGGCTGACGTTGGTCGTCATGAGCGACAGCAGCTTGCTGCCAATTATCTGGGCGTAATGCTCTTGTACCCGCATGATCGGAGTACTGGCCTCGGACTCCTGGCAAATCATCGCCAGTAAGCCAAGAAACCCTTCCAACTCATCCAGCTGATAGTGGTTACGCAGAAAACGTATGCCCGTCGCGGGCCGCAACCATCGCAGCTCATCACATATCGATTCAAGCAACTGAACGGGCAACTTAACAATGAATTTCTCGCAGTCCTGGGAGTACGTCAGGTCGACAGGATCGTCTGGATTGATCAGCAGCAATTCGCCCGGGAGCAGGTAGTGTTCATGCTTATAGCCTCGCCACAAACAATTGCCGCTAAGCAACACCTGAAGGTGGTAGACGCTTTCCAGCGCAGGCGACGTGACACGCACGCTTCCGCCGTAGCTGATGCGGCACAGATCGAGACCGGCGAATTTTCGATGGTTCAGGCTGGCCTGGGGGTGGGTGGTTCGAGAGAGACCGATGCGATGGGATCCAACGTGCAAGTTCACGTAGTCGGACACCGCGTAAGGATCCGCATCCCGAAAAATGCTACTGCGCTCACTGAGCAGATGGCTATCCATCGCACCGGCACTCGAAGTTGCAATTATTAGAGTCATTACGCCCACCCGAAGTGAAACCTGCGCCTGGCGTGATGTAAATGTCTCCAGGCTTGACGGCGCGTCGGCAATCACACGCCCCCTTTGGACTGACGATCAAGCATCCCGCAATCCGAGTGTACACGCACTTGATCATCAGACTTTGAACTGTGCCATCAACTGCTGCTGATGATTGGCCAGATGGTTCAAGGACTGACTGATCTGAGCGGATCTCTTAGATTGATCAGACAGCGACTCGGTAACATCGCGAATCGATGCCACATTTCGATTCACCTCCTCCGCAACCGCACTCTGCTCCTCGGCTGCGCTGGCGATCTGCAGGTTCATGTCATTGATGATCGAAACTGCGCCGCTTATACGCTGCAGTGCCGTCACAGCTTGCATAACCTGCCCTGCACTCCCCTGGGCCTGATGGTGACTATTGTTCATCGCGTTGACCACCTCACTCGTACCGCGCTGCAACGTCTCGATCACCAGACGGACCTCTTCGACTGAGTCCTGGGTTCGCTTTGCCAACCCTCTCACTTCGTCGGCCACAACCGCGAATCCACGACCAGCATCACCCGCCCGCGCGGCCTCGATGGCCGCGTTCAGCGCCAACAGATTGGTTTGCTCGGCGATCGCTCGTATGACATCCAGCACCGAACCAATCTTGCCGCTGCTGGCTGCCAAGCCTTCGACCTCTCTTACCGCAAGACTCATGTCTTTGGCCAAGCCATCAATCAAATGCGTAGTTTGTTGTATCACCGCCAGGCCATCCGAGGTCGCCTGCTCCGCACCACGAGCCGCTTGCGCAGCCTGGGCCGCGCTATTGGCCACATCATGGGCCGTTGCACTCATTTCCTGCGACGCTGTGGCCACCTGTTCGATTTCCCTGAACTGGTGCTCCATCCCTGTACTGGTTTGCTCGGACAGTGTCGCTGACTGATCAGCAGTTGTGCGGGCGTCATGTACCGACGCCTTGACGTCTCGGATTATCGGGTGGAGTTTGTCTAGGAAGCGATTAAACCAACCTGCTAACTGACCCAGTTCATCGTTGCCTTGATAATCCAAACGTTTGGTGAGATCACCCTCACCGCTGGCGATATCCCGAAGCATGTTGGCCACGCTGAGGATTGGCATGCTGACGCCGCGAGCAGTCAACCACAGCACAATCAGACCTAACAGCGCCACGCCTCCCGCAAGCCCTGTTTCCCATAGCGCACCGGACAGGCTTCGCTCATCAAGTTCCTGATGCAGCGCAAGCGCCGGTTCCAGCAAGATTGCTCGCGGAACCTCTAAAACCAATCCCCAAGGTTTCCCCTCAGGGATCACCTTCAGCGGCTCCAAAATGCGCAGGCTCGTAAGCGTATCCAAGGACTGAGACTTACCTGCGCTCAACAGCGCCAGTAGGTCAGCACCATCCTTCTGAACGCTTTCGAGTGTACGACCGAGTGAACCTGGATTATGGCTATCGCCCGCAACCAACCCAGCGGAACTGACGATTCGCAATGTCCCCCTACCCTCATAAAGTTGCAGGCTGCCATCCAGACTTAGCTGCTGCAATCGACTCAAGCTGATATCCGCGCCGATGACCGCAATGACTTTGCCGTTTTCGATCAATGGAAAAGCAAGAGTTGTCATCAGTAAAGGCTGGCCAGACGTGTCGTCAAAATAAGGATTGAGCACGCAAGGCCTGAGGGTTTGCTGTGGGCAGCTATACCAGGTGTTGAACGGAGTACCGTCCAACATAGGGGTGGTATCGGCGATGATTTTCTCAGGCACTGCCATGTAACTGTCTGTCGGATCCTTTTGACTCCAGTAAGAGGCAA contains:
- a CDS encoding benzene 1,2-dioxygenase, with protein sequence MSLGNDYLNALLEEDKEKGIYRCKREMFTDPRLFELEMTHIFEGNWIYLAHESQLPNNNDFLTTTMGRQPIFIARNKDGVLNAFLNACSHRGAMLCRHKSGNRSSYTCPFHGWTFNNSGKLLKVKDPSEAGYPESFNCEGSHDLTKVARFESYRGFLFGSLNADVKPLAEHLGESSKIIDMIVDQSPEGLEVLRGSSSYIYEGNWKLTAENGADGYHVSSVHWNYAATQNQRKQRESGEEIKTMSAGSWAKNGGGFYSFDHGHLLLWTRWANPEDRPAYERRDELARDFGQARADWMIENSRNLCLYPNVYLMDQFSSQIRIARPISVDKTEITIYCIAPKGESAEARAKRIRQYEDFFNVSGMATPDDLEEFRSCQTGYGAGRGWNDMSRGAEHWVEGADTAAQEIGLKPLLSGKRTEDEGLFVLQHKYWQETMLKAASAEQPLIPVEAVQ
- the benD gene encoding 1,6-dihydroxycyclohexa-2,4-diene-1-carboxylate dehydrogenase (catalyzes the degradation of 2-hydro-1,2-dihydroxy benzoate to catechol), giving the protein MKNRFENKVALVTGAAQGIGRSVCEQLRAEGARVVAVDRSELVHELKQDDVLTLVADLEMHTECMSVMAAAVEAFDSLHILINNVGGTIWTKPFERYEAAQIESEVRRSLFPTLWCCHAALPYMLEQGHGVIVNVSSIATRGVNRVPYGAAKGGVNALTACLAFENAERGIRVNAIATGGTEAPPRRIPRNTAQPTEEEKVWYQQIVDQTIQSSLMKRYGTIDEQVATILFLASDDASYITGVTLPVSGGDLG
- a CDS encoding NADH oxidase: MSFQIALNFEDGITRFIEAQGHETVADAAYRQGINIPLDCRDGACGTCKCFAEAGRYDMGDNFIEDALSEDELTQGYVLTCQMRAQSDCVVRVPAASQVCKIEQASFQASISDVRQLSQSTIALSIKGDGLNKLAFLPGQYVNLQVPGSEQTRAYSFSSLQKDGEVSFLIRNVPGGLMSSFLTGLAKAGDSMNLAGPLGSFYLREIKRPLLLLAGGTGLAPFTAMLEKIAEQGSEHPVHLIYGVTNDFDLVELDRLEAFAASIPNFSFRACVANPESTYPFKGYVTQHIEPCHLNGGEVDVYLCGPPPMVEAVNHYIREQGINPANFYFEKFAPAAA
- a CDS encoding benzene 1,2-dioxygenase, encoding MSTYDVVRDFLYREARYLDDAQWDQWLELYAVDATFWMPAWDDNDTLTEDPQSEISLIWYGNRGGLEDRVFRIKTERSSASTPDTRTSHNLSNIEIVEQTEGQCLVRFNWHTLSFRYQVTDSFFGSSFYTLDLRGDQPLIKAKKVVLKNDYVRQVIDIYHI
- a CDS encoding chemotaxis protein; the encoded protein is MRFARVSIKWKITLLAGFCLLCTVVLLVGTSLYRMDTSLALVKSANSQMLEAAARARMEASGKQQVETTQRFFSDIYNYGNQFTRQVQQLREQATKHGADPRELRKDLNQLVHDGLKANPSLLSLYVVFAPDALDGQDGRFSDESTVGSNEKGRFASYWSQKDPTDSYMAVPEKIIADTTPMLDGTPFNTWYSCPQQTLRPCVLNPYFDDTSGQPLLMTTLAFPLIENGKVIAVIGADISLSRLQQLSLDGSLQLYEGRGTLRIVSSAGLVAGDSHNPGSLGRTLESVQKDGADLLALLSAGKSQSLDTLTSLRILEPLKVIPEGKPWGLVLEVPRAILLEPALALHQELDERSLSGALWETGLAGGVALLGLIVLWLTARGVSMPILSVANMLRDIASGEGDLTKRLDYQGNDELGQLAGWFNRFLDKLHPIIRDVKASVHDARTTADQSATLSEQTSTGMEHQFREIEQVATASQEMSATAHDVANSAAQAAQAARGAEQATSDGLAVIQQTTHLIDGLAKDMSLAVREVEGLAASSGKIGSVLDVIRAIAEQTNLLALNAAIEAARAGDAGRGFAVVADEVRGLAKRTQDSVEEVRLVIETLQRGTSEVVNAMNNSHHQAQGSAGQVMQAVTALQRISGAVSIINDMNLQIASAAEEQSAVAEEVNRNVASIRDVTESLSDQSKRSAQISQSLNHLANHQQQLMAQFKV
- a CDS encoding AraC family transcriptional regulator, with translation MDSHLLSERSSIFRDADPYAVSDYVNLHVGSHRIGLSRTTHPQASLNHRKFAGLDLCRISYGGSVRVTSPALESVYHLQVLLSGNCLWRGYKHEHYLLPGELLLINPDDPVDLTYSQDCEKFIVKLPVQLLESICDELRWLRPATGIRFLRNHYQLDELEGFLGLLAMICQESEASTPIMRVQEHYAQIIGSKLLSLMTTNVSREGAGSQSASFDRILDYIDRNLKQDLNAEHLAQQVSMSTRSLYVLFERHLGITPLQYIRQRKLERIQACLSDPSCPVRSLTEVALDYGFLHLGRFSELYRSQFGELPSQTLKSRV